In a genomic window of Mercenaria mercenaria strain notata unplaced genomic scaffold, MADL_Memer_1 contig_3288, whole genome shotgun sequence:
- the LOC128552916 gene encoding uncharacterized protein LOC128552916, protein MPPKQLTKASTGSRPKSTATTEKRKDEVKSPREAESREVVLEREIMMLRKNLNMTEIMKEFRKTVPESHMQTMFFESLHELENKLQKYESGTGLPARGSLSDLQMDLDRERANIKSLKQEISAKNKMLDDNRKLIIEKDKALRKFETEFELQKAHARHSAEAVVKLQKLQTEHEAFQKNM, encoded by the exons ATGCCACCTAAACAACTGACGAAAGCTTCAACTGGTTCAAGACCGAAAAGTACAGCGACAACTGAGAAGAG GAAAGATGAAGTCAAATCACCAAGAGAAGCTGAATCTCGTGAAGTGGTTTTAGAAAGGGAGATAATGATGCTACGGAAGAACCTTAACAT gacTGAAATTATGAAAGAATTTCGAAAGACTGTACCTGAAAGCCACATGCAGACTATGTTCTTTGAATCACTTCACGA GTTAGAGAATAAGCTCCAGAAATATGAGTCGGGTACGGGACTTCCAGCAAG AGGTAGTTTATCTGATCTCCAAATGGACCTCGACAGGGAAAGAGCAAATATAAAGTCGCTGAAACAAGAAATCAGTGCCAAGAACAAGATGTT AGACGACAACAGAAAGCTGATCATCGAGAAAGATAAAGCGCTCAGAAAGTTTGAAACGGAATTTGAATTACAAAAAGCACATGCCAG ACATTCTGCTGAAGCTGTTGTCAAATTGCAAAAGCTACAGACGGAGCACGAGGCCTTCCAAAAGAATATGTAA